The Molothrus ater isolate BHLD 08-10-18 breed brown headed cowbird chromosome 28, BPBGC_Mater_1.1, whole genome shotgun sequence genome contains a region encoding:
- the LOC118695138 gene encoding lysine-specific demethylase hairless-like, giving the protein MASDARMGESPARWRRAPEAAQDCRGTESSAMLLSRSAAAELGLPSYPEPGKLSYPVEKGCPCPWRGSEGCLGPGRELAGGRLGCPYPRGPKDGAELPPLLPPRNGQPKGGWGEPCKEPPGPRWAEAVLAPLALYSHAYQRYPLAVPGAAGKPRDAAGEPPASFQHCPFLLEAKHSPFLLSSLLPSAPPAEPPFGAAGPEGPGPVRDGRFAGPEWSLGSYGPAWGQPLYLGVPPRCKAALPPFDGCSSSGNKEFYAKKGPGFLPSSKNHAAPQLLGRSQAGQDRAGQGEPAVPELPGAPWRDGRAGGSSAVPAPHPRTPPPGCSRPLFLLQPGPGGSGGLWVGSRPHGAEFSMDAGPGRPSEPKDERLGYRSAQPRSPPPCGDPNPSPLLADGHYPAAVAKPEPPPGCLCPSPGCDGCSGVPNPFEPTVAVAGGRFPCPPSNHTKLKKTWLTRHSEQSLPRSKAPRWDGGPEPPGEGKRSAKRPHGTAEGPRPAGEGAGAAKRGTKATESAGDAEERRMELREEGEDARDAQRGRGEGGGSARSRGNFASLAPGTRAGNTCGPRSCCAGAFPGSGSDCRGGHGQKCPSGAAKPHPVPTPCHAQGHLAPSQVAPSPVQAALGHFQSLAAGADGAPRCPQALPVSPEPPSRWCLQSLPCTALPPSIPRCCACAPRAGRDPEAEEEEDEEEEEEPPESSCRLLHFRRLALGDTGELSVDGLCSLGEAQGDVANPDLGLRNLGSRSVGSGLCLAKYLLGVLGDPFCAAVRRDRDTWPGEPEGVTGWRRGEGAPQLCDSCQRGFFNSHWSCARCGFQLCPECHRSRREESGAEGPALPPPCTPGRGHHVSSLVPTQFVPTCVLTRLWKLLHEVRAKFGIESRCPCGEGPAEQSLAEPPGRQEPPVPTLPPRSSHGPAEPARPIKEESPEEGAPSPGQPPVRGGTVQSATLCDLLASTAVKLCLGQDGVRMAFAPVAPALPSDNRLTSILDSIIARVVERKIQERQAGVELSPPGSPEPPVSPCVLTPSGLLWLHEPGHGSAYELFQEHWRHGQPVLVSGLQKRLEPRLWAPESFQPSGQEEQEEEVEAVNLRAPRSRVRMSSRTFWDGFAASTASPEQEQSSGDLLKLERGFGDTELSRATNLRASLPLPEYCGASGRLNLASDRRGQRGRRWLRPRLCVSYAVPAQERNFGTKPLTVEAADSISVLAHAARAPREPLLPAELDELEAPLRERLGAGAVPGALWHIFRAEDAPRIRDFLRKAAQEPGQDAVEPPGFHLEPPGFSLDPPGLYLDPTLRRRLRDECGVSGWSLLQLPGDAVLVPAGAPHQVRSLSGTISVEQQFLSPESAVRLRNLGTGTPRRLRAQLDGMIIAAVREALGVLRGCQ; this is encoded by the exons ATGGCCAGCGACGCGAGGATGGGGGAGAGCCCGGCGCGGTGGAGAAGAGCCCCGGAGGCGGCGCAGGACTGCCGGGGCACGGAGAGCAGCGCGATGCTTTTATCCCGGAGCGCCGCTGCCGAGCTGGGACTCCCGAGCTACCCGGAGCCCGGCAAGCTGAGCTACCCCGTGGAGAAaggatgtccctgtccctggaggggCTCCGAGGGATGTTTGGGACCCGGCCGGGAGCTCGCCGGGGGCCGCCTGGGCTGCCCCTACCCCAGGGGCCCCAAGGACGGAGCGGAGCTGCCCCCGCTGCTGCCGCCCCGGAACGGGCAGCCCaaggggggctggggggagcccTGCAAGGAGCCCCCGGGGCCGCGCTGGGCCGAGGCCGTGCTGGCCCCGCTGGCCCTTTACAGCCACGCGTACCAGCGCTACCCCCTGGCCGTGCCCGGCGCCGCCGGCAAGCCCCGGGACGCGGCCGGAGAGCCCCCGGCCTccttccagcactgccccttCCTCCTGGAGGCCAagcacagccccttcctccTGTCCTCGCTGCTGCCCAGCGCGCCCCCGGCCGAGCCCCCGTTCGGGGCCGCGGGGCCCGAGGGGCCGGGGCCGGTGCGGGACGGGCGCTTCGCCGGCCCCGAGTGGAGTTTGGGCTCCTACGGGCCCGCCTGGGGCCAGCCCCTCTACCTGGGGGTCCCGCCGAGGTGCAAGGCGGCTCTGCCCCCCTTCGAcggctgctccagctcagggaACAAG gAGTTTTACGCCAAGAAAGGCCCCGGGTTCCTCCCCTCGAGCAAGAACCACGCGGCGCcgcagctgctgggcaggagccaagcaggGCAGGACCGAGCCGGGCAGGGAGAGCCGGCGGTGCCGGAGCTGCCGGGAGCCCCGTGGAGGGATGGCCGGGCGGGGGGCAGCTCGGCGGTGCCCGCTCCCCATCCCCGCACGCCTCCCCCCGGCTGCAGCCGCCCCCTGTTCCTCCtgcagcccggcccggggggctccggggggctCTGGGTGGGCTCACGGCCCCACGGCGCCGAGTTTTCCATGGACGCGGGGCCGGGACGACCCTCGGAGCCCAAAGATGAGCGCCTGGGCTACCGGAGCGCCCAGCCCCGCTCGCCCCCTCCATGCGGGGACCCCAATCCGTCCCCTCTGCTGGCGGACGGGCACTACCCAGCGGCTGTGGCCAAGCCGGAGCCCCCCCCGGGCTGTCTGTGCCCCAGCCCGGGCTGCGATGGGTGCTCGGGGGTGCCCAACCCCTTCGAGCCCACCGTGGCCGTGGCCGGGGGGCGTTTTCCGTGCCCCCCCAGCAACCACACCAAGCTGAAGAAGACGTGGCTGACGCGGCACTCGGAGCAGTCGCTGCCTCGCTCCAAAGCTCCTCGGTGGGACGGGGGTCCCGAGCCCCCCGGGGAGGGCAAGCGCTCGGCCAAACGCCCCCACGGCACCGCCGAGGGTCCCCGCCCTGCTGGCGAGGGCGCCGGGGCGGCCAAAAGGGGCACCAAGGCCACGGAGAGCGCGGGGGACGCCGAGgagaggaggatggagctgagAGAGGAAGGTGAGGATGCGCGGGATGCGCAGCGGGGCCGCGGAGAGGGCGGGGGCAGCGCCCGATCCCGAGGGAATTTTGCATCCCTGGCGCCCGGAACACGAGCTGGGAACACGTGTGGGCCGCGGAGCTGCTGCGCTGGGGCTTTTCCCGGCTCTGGCAGCGATTGCCGGGGTGGCCACGGACAGAAATGTCCCTCTGGGGCAGC AAAACCCCATCCAGTCCCAACCCCTTGCCATgcccagggacaccttgcaccctcccaggttgctccaagccccgtccaagCTGCCCTCGGGCACTTCCAGTCCCTCGCAGCTGGTGCGGACGGGGCCCCACGGTGTCCCCAAGCGCTGCCCGTGTCCCCAGAGCCGCCGAGCCGGtggtgcctgcagagcctgccctgcACGGCGCTGCCCCCCAGCATCCCCCGCTGCTGTGCCTGCGCCCCCCGCGCCGGCCGCGACCCCGAggccgaggaggaggaggatgaggaggaggaggaggagccccccgagagcagctgcaggctgctgcactTCCGCAG gttggcccttggggacaccgGCGAGCTGAGCGTCGATggcctctgcagcctgggggaGGCCCAGGGGGACGTGGCCAACCCTGATCTGGGTCTCAGGAATTTGGGGAGCAGGAGCGTGGGGAGCGGCCTCTGCCTGGCCAAGTACCtgctgggggtcctgggggacCCTTTCTGTGCCGCCGTgcgcagggacagggacacgtgGCCAGGAGAGCCCGAGG GGGTGACGGGCTGGAGGCGGGGGGAAGGAGCCCCCCAGCTCTGTGACTCCTGCCAGCGTGGCTTCTTCAACTCCCACTGGAGCTGCGCCAGATGTGGCTTCCAGCTGTGCCCCGAGTGCCACCGCAGCAGGCGGGAGGAGAGTGGCGCTG AGGGTCCGGCGCTGCCACCCCCGTGCACCCCCGGGCGGGGCCACCACGTGTCATCCCTGGTCCCCACACAGTTCGTCCCCACCTGTG TCCTGACCCGGCTCTGGAAGCTCCTGCACGAGGTCAGGGCCAAGTTTGGCATCGAGTCCCGCTGTCCCTGCGGGGAGGGGCCCGCGGAGCAGAGCCTGGCGGAGCCCCCGGGCAGGCAG GAGCCGCCGGTGCCCACCCTGCCCCCCCGCAGCAGCCACGGCCCCGCAGAGCCCGCCCGGCCCATCAAGGAAG AGAGCCCCGAGGAGGGGGCGCCgtccccggggcagcccccggTGCGGGGGGGGACCGTGCAGAGCGCGACCCTCTGCGACCTCCTGGCCTCCACCGCCGTCAAactgtgcctggggcaggacGGGGTGCGCATGGCCTTCGCTCCCGTGGCACCGGCACTGCCCAGC GACAATCGCCTGACCAGCATCCTGGACAGCATCATCGCCCGCGTGGTGGAGAGGAAGATCCAGGAGAGGCAGGCGGGGGTCGAGCTGAGCCCCCCCGGCTCCCCGGagccccccgtgtccccctgcgTGCTGACCCCCAGcgggctgctctggctgcacgAGCCCGGCCATGGCAGCGCCTACGAACTGTTCCAGGAGCACTGGAGGCACGGCCAG CCCGTGCTGGTGTCAGGGCTGCAGAAGCGGCTGGAGCCGCGGCTGTGGGCGCCCGAATCCTTCCAGCCCtcggggcaggaggagcaggaggaggaggtggaggccGTGAACCTGCGGGCACCGCGGAGCCGAGTCCGGATGAGCAGCCGGACGTTTTGGGATGGATTTGCCGCCAGCACAG CATCCCCcgagcaggagcagagcagcggGGACCTGCTGAAGCTGGAGCGTGGCTTTGGGGACACGGAGCTGAGCCG GGCCACCAACCTGCGGGCCAGCCTGCCCCTGCCCGAGTACTGCGGGGCCAGCGGCCGCCTCAACCTGGCCTCCGACCGGCGGGGCCAGCGGGGCCGGCGCTGGCTGCGCCCGCGACTCTGCGTGTCCTACG ctgtgcctgctcaggAGCGGAACTTTGGGACCAAACCCCTGACGGTGGAAGCGGCCGATTCCATCAGCGTCCTGGCACACGCAGCGCGGGCACCGCGGG AGCCGCTCCTGCCCGCCGAGCTGGACGAGCTGGAGGCGCCGCTGCGGGAGCGGCTCGGGGCCGGCGCGGTGCCCGGTGCCCTGTGGCACATCTTCCGTGCCGAGGATGCCCCGCGGATCCGGGATTTCCTGCGCAAG GCGGCGCAGGAGCCGGGGCAGGACGCAGTGGAGCCCCCCGGGTTCCACCTGGAGCCCCCCGGGTTCTCCCTGGACCCCCCCGGGTTGTACCTGGACCCCACCTtgcggcggcggctgcgggacGAGTGCGGGGTGAGCGGCTggagcctcctgcagctccccggGGACGCCGTGCTGGTCCCCGCCGGGGCTCCCCACCAG GTGCGGAGCCTGAGCGGCACCATCAGCGTGGAGCAGCAATTCCTGTCCCCAGAGAGCGCCGTGCGCCTCCGGAACCTCGGCACCGGGACCCCGCGCCGCCTCCGCGCCCAG CTGGACGGGATGATCATCGCCGCCGTGCGGGAGGCGCTGGGCGTCCTGCGGGGCTGCCAGTGA
- the LOC118695264 gene encoding 8-oxo-dGDP phosphatase NUDT18-like, with the protein MGDAPVPELEAVLDGGAWELGETLEGCPGPVRLGRNVCYVVLAVLFNQEDSLLLVQEAKPECRGLWYLPAGRVERGEPIVAALRREVREESGLHCEPVTLLALEERGPAWIRFSFLARATGGTLKTLEEADSESLQATWWPGDPRSLPLRSPDILPVLELAARYRRSPAHPPTLPRELPCSPLCLRLLLPFSNASGELWLLLATAATPQLPVVACGTSPAELRAGLRPPLLRLLRERLGWEAQPEALGLLGLQHSPGDSGDTDGICFNVLLSVAPGGQRERPPEPRDPALRWWPVREELRGRVLQRIRATVPVRS; encoded by the exons ATGGGGGACGCGCCGGTGCCGGAGCTGGAGGCGGTGCTGGATGGAGGCGCCTGGGAACTGGGGGAGACTCTCGAGGGGTGCCCCGGGCCCGTCCGCCTGGGCAGGAACGTTTGCTACGTCGTGCTGGCCGTGCTCTTCAACCAGGAG gactcgctgctgctggtgcaggaggCCAAGCCCGAGTGCCGCGGTCTCTGGTACCTGCCCGCGGGCCGGGTGGAGCGGGGCGAGCCCATCGTGGCCGCGCTGCGCCGGGAGGTGCGCGAGGAGTCGGGGCTGCACTGCGAGCCCGTAACGCTGCTGGCGCTGGAGGAGCGCGGCCCGGCCTGGATCCGCTTCTCCTTCCTGGCACGGGCCACAG GTGGGACCCTGAAGACCCTGGAGGAGGCTGACTCCGAGTCCCTCCAAGCCACCTGGTGGCCCGGGGACCCCCGTTCGCTGCCGCTGCGCTCTCCGGACATCCTGCCCGTGCTGGAGCTCGCCGCCCGCTaccgccgcagccccgcgcaCCCCCCGACGCTGCCGcgggagctgccctgctccccgcTCTGCCTGCgcctcctgctgcccttctccaACGCCTCGGGcgagctgtggctgctgctggccaccGCTGCCACCCCGCAGCTGCCCGTGGTGGCCTGCGGGACATCCCCGGCCGAGCTGCGTGCGGGGCTGCGCCCGCcgctgctgcggctgctgcgGGAGCGCCTGGGCTGGGAGGCGCAGCCcgaggctctggggctgctggggctgcagcacagccccggcGACTCTGGGGACACCGATGGCATCTGCTTCAATGTGCTGCTGAGCGTGGCCCCGGGCGGGCAGCGGGAGCggccccccgagccccgcgACCCCGCGCTGCGCTGGTGGCCGGTGCGGGAGGAGCTGCGGGGCCGCGTCCTGCAGAGGATCCGGGCAACCGTGCCCGTGCGGAGTTAG